Proteins encoded together in one Marinithermus hydrothermalis DSM 14884 window:
- the rsmF gene encoding 16S rRNA (cytosine(1407)-C(5))-methyltransferase RsmF → MRFPKAFLHRMHDLLGEEYPAFLKALTAQDRSYGLRVNTLKLEPRAFQALSPWPLEPIPWCPEGFYYPPEARPGPHPYFYAGLYYIQEPSAQAVGVLAAPKPGERVLDLAAAPGGKTTHLAARMQGQGLLIANEVDGRRVRGLLENVERWGARLAVVSARVEQLAQAWGGYFDRVVLDAPCSGEGMFRKDPEAVRHWGPGSPARASRIQRRLILAAAALVRPGGVLVYATCTFAPEENEAVVAALLEAHPEFEVEDARFHPAFAPGVPAWGGGEVRLERTARLWPHRLRGEGHYLARLRRTDGPEGTPPRVRVPRVDPTAQAEWRAFARRHLETLPEGVIWERSGHLYLLPEDLPSLDRIKAPAPGLYLGQAKKGRFVPAKALAHYLRPGTAGPTFDLDPEDSRALRFAQGEGVEAVGEDGWYLVTTKGHALGWGRLKGGVLRPSRATLN, encoded by the coding sequence ATGCGTTTTCCCAAGGCCTTCCTGCACCGCATGCACGACCTCCTCGGGGAGGAGTACCCCGCCTTCCTCAAAGCCCTCACCGCCCAGGACCGCAGCTACGGGCTACGGGTGAACACCCTAAAACTCGAGCCGCGCGCCTTCCAAGCCCTAAGCCCCTGGCCCCTCGAACCCATCCCCTGGTGCCCTGAGGGGTTCTACTACCCGCCGGAAGCCCGGCCGGGGCCGCACCCGTACTTTTACGCGGGGCTGTACTACATCCAAGAGCCTTCCGCGCAGGCGGTCGGCGTGCTCGCCGCCCCCAAGCCGGGGGAGCGCGTGCTGGACCTCGCGGCTGCGCCCGGCGGTAAGACCACGCACCTCGCAGCGCGCATGCAGGGCCAGGGCCTCCTCATCGCGAACGAGGTGGACGGCCGCCGGGTGCGCGGCCTGCTCGAGAACGTGGAGCGCTGGGGAGCGCGCCTTGCTGTAGTAAGCGCGCGCGTGGAGCAGCTGGCCCAAGCCTGGGGCGGGTACTTCGACCGTGTTGTGCTGGACGCGCCGTGCTCGGGTGAAGGCATGTTCCGCAAGGATCCCGAGGCCGTGCGGCACTGGGGCCCCGGCAGCCCCGCCCGCGCCAGCCGCATTCAACGGCGCTTGATCCTCGCCGCGGCCGCGCTCGTACGGCCCGGCGGAGTTCTGGTCTACGCCACCTGCACCTTCGCCCCGGAGGAGAACGAGGCGGTCGTGGCCGCCCTCCTCGAGGCCCACCCCGAGTTCGAGGTGGAGGACGCGCGCTTTCACCCCGCGTTCGCGCCCGGCGTGCCCGCGTGGGGGGGTGGGGAGGTGCGCCTCGAACGGACCGCGCGCCTTTGGCCTCACCGGCTCCGGGGGGAGGGGCATTACCTCGCCCGCCTGCGCCGCACCGACGGCCCGGAAGGCACGCCCCCGCGGGTACGGGTGCCGCGCGTGGACCCGACGGCCCAGGCCGAGTGGCGGGCTTTCGCGAGGAGGCACCTCGAGACGCTCCCCGAGGGCGTGATCTGGGAGCGCTCCGGGCACCTCTACCTGCTCCCAGAGGACCTGCCCAGCCTGGATCGCATCAAAGCGCCCGCGCCGGGGCTATACCTGGGCCAGGCCAAAAAGGGCCGGTTCGTGCCCGCAAAAGCCCTCGCCCACTACCTGCGCCCGGGTACAGCCGGCCCCACCTTCGATCTCGATCCTGAGGACTCGCGCGCGCTGCGGTTCGCGCAAGGTGAAGGAGTCGAGGCCGTGGGCGAGGACGGCTGGTACCTCGTCACCACGAAGGGGCATGCCCTAGGCTGGGGACGGCTAAAGGGCGGGGTGTTGCGGCCAAGCCGGGCCACGCTGAACTAA
- a CDS encoding FG-GAP repeat domain-containing protein has protein sequence MPFRTLRGLTVAGALLLGAFTHASSSTPWIQLSSVQGDLPTPWLGQEQTASLIFDIDNDGRNDFVLAGRKYAPSVVWYRQEGSSWTQYLIEREALPIEAGGAYADIDADGDLDLVLGEDATGNRVYWWENPYPNYAPDTPWPRHLIKASGANKHHDQLFGDFDGDGQLELAFWNQGDRALFLAEIPPDPSQGEWPRTAIFRWEGDPSPEGLAQADINGDGVLDLVGGGHWFEYVGNGRFRAHLIDREQVFGRAAVGQLVPGGPPEVVMLVGDGVGRIRWYALGAEGWVGHDLLDTPVDHGHSLALADFDEDGNLDIFVAEMMQWSLGAAVPNNPDARMWIFFGDGQGSFTPVVLAQGVGNHESKVGDLDGDGRPDLLIKPFHWQAPRVDIWLNRLPSR, from the coding sequence ATGCCCTTCCGAACGCTCCGTGGCCTCACCGTAGCGGGTGCGCTCCTCCTCGGCGCCTTCACTCACGCCTCGAGCAGCACGCCGTGGATCCAGCTCTCGAGCGTTCAAGGTGACCTCCCCACCCCCTGGTTAGGGCAGGAACAAACGGCCAGCTTAATTTTCGACATTGACAATGACGGGCGCAACGACTTCGTTCTCGCCGGACGCAAGTACGCCCCATCCGTGGTGTGGTACCGCCAAGAAGGCTCGAGCTGGACCCAGTACCTCATCGAGCGTGAAGCGCTGCCCATCGAGGCGGGCGGAGCGTACGCTGACATCGACGCGGACGGGGATTTGGATCTTGTGCTCGGGGAGGACGCCACCGGCAACCGCGTCTACTGGTGGGAGAACCCCTACCCGAACTACGCTCCCGACACTCCCTGGCCCCGGCACCTCATCAAGGCCTCCGGCGCAAACAAGCACCACGACCAGCTCTTCGGGGATTTTGACGGGGATGGCCAGCTCGAGCTCGCCTTCTGGAACCAAGGGGACCGAGCCTTGTTCCTTGCCGAAATCCCCCCGGACCCCAGCCAGGGGGAGTGGCCCCGTACCGCGATCTTCCGGTGGGAGGGCGACCCGAGCCCCGAGGGTTTGGCGCAGGCCGATATTAACGGGGATGGGGTTTTGGACCTTGTGGGCGGCGGGCATTGGTTTGAGTACGTGGGGAACGGACGTTTTCGCGCGCACCTGATCGATCGGGAACAGGTCTTTGGCCGCGCGGCGGTGGGCCAGCTGGTTCCCGGCGGTCCGCCGGAGGTGGTCATGCTCGTGGGGGACGGGGTGGGACGAATTCGCTGGTACGCCCTAGGCGCGGAGGGGTGGGTGGGGCACGACCTGCTGGACACCCCCGTGGATCACGGGCACAGCCTAGCCCTCGCAGACTTCGACGAGGACGGGAACCTGGATATCTTCGTAGCGGAGATGATGCAGTGGTCGCTGGGCGCGGCCGTTCCCAACAACCCAGACGCGCGCATGTGGATCTTCTTCGGGGATGGCCAGGGGAGCTTCACGCCGGTGGTGCTCGCCCAAGGCGTCGGAAACCACGAGTCCAAGGTCGGGGACCTCGACGGTGACGGACGCCCCGACCTCCTCATCAAACCCTTCCACTGGCAGGCTCCCCGGGTGGACATCTGGTTGAACCGCCTGCCCTCACGCTGA
- a CDS encoding FG-GAP repeat domain-containing protein, with the protein MCTRLGRILALTLIGFVAAQTHAPLPLDQWAYIQVDRTREVFQGNVRYLGLAMGDVNGDGYADIVSGRYAYRNPGGDLTGPWARIAFPENVDAMLLVDVDEDGRLDAIAQALPGVYWVRPEDAQGERWSVRQVATLEPTEHINSQGYTLAQLEPGGLPEIAFTTGAGLWYLRIPERPEAGTWPKVRVSAEAVAEDLLAAGDLDGDGDDDLIATLGPAVGGRAVHWWENPGDGSADWPRYLIGTTENPGDRAAVADVNGDGRLDVIVSEENGKPEGAYTFWFEQPADPRTAPWPRHTVAVQGSTNSMSVADMDRDGDPDIITAEHRGALRVVIWENRDHGTRWVPHPVDAGKESHLGARVADLDADGDLEIISIGWDAPQYLHLWRNDAIP; encoded by the coding sequence GTGTGCACACGCTTAGGAAGAATCCTTGCCCTTACCCTCATCGGGTTCGTCGCCGCCCAAACCCACGCGCCGCTGCCCCTGGACCAATGGGCGTACATTCAAGTAGACCGCACGCGCGAGGTCTTCCAGGGGAACGTGCGTTACCTCGGCCTGGCGATGGGCGACGTGAACGGTGACGGGTACGCGGACATCGTCTCGGGACGGTACGCGTACCGCAACCCTGGCGGGGACCTGACCGGCCCGTGGGCGCGCATCGCCTTTCCGGAGAACGTGGACGCGATGCTGCTCGTGGATGTGGATGAGGACGGCCGGCTCGACGCGATCGCGCAAGCGCTGCCCGGCGTGTACTGGGTGCGCCCCGAGGACGCCCAAGGGGAGCGCTGGTCGGTGCGGCAGGTGGCGACCCTCGAGCCCACCGAGCACATCAACAGCCAGGGGTACACCCTGGCGCAACTCGAGCCCGGCGGCCTTCCGGAAATCGCTTTCACTACGGGGGCGGGCCTGTGGTACCTCCGCATCCCCGAGCGCCCGGAGGCAGGGACCTGGCCCAAGGTGCGAGTCAGCGCAGAGGCGGTAGCCGAGGACCTGCTCGCCGCAGGGGACCTAGACGGGGACGGGGACGACGACCTGATCGCCACCCTCGGCCCGGCCGTAGGGGGGCGCGCGGTGCACTGGTGGGAAAACCCGGGGGATGGAAGCGCGGACTGGCCGCGCTACCTGATCGGCACCACGGAAAACCCCGGGGACCGCGCGGCCGTCGCGGACGTGAACGGGGACGGCCGGCTCGACGTGATCGTCAGCGAGGAGAACGGCAAGCCCGAGGGCGCGTACACCTTCTGGTTCGAGCAACCTGCAGATCCCCGTACCGCCCCCTGGCCGCGCCACACCGTAGCCGTGCAGGGCAGCACGAACAGCATGAGCGTGGCGGACATGGACCGGGACGGGGACCCTGACATCATCACTGCGGAACACCGCGGTGCGCTCCGGGTCGTGATCTGGGAGAACCGGGATCACGGCACCCGTTGGGTTCCGCACCCGGTGGACGCTGGGAAGGAAAGCCACCTGGGAGCGCGGGTGGCGGATCTCGACGCGGACGGTGACCTGGAGATCATCAGCATCGGGTGGGACGCCCCTCAGTACCTCCACCTTTGGCGCAACGACGCCATCCCGTAG
- a CDS encoding glycosyltransferase family 2 protein: MKERAPLVSVLMATYNYGRFLPEAIESVLAQRMGDFELIVGDNASTDHTPEILRAYAGRDPRVKPFCNRVNVGITANFNRCYQRASPHSKYFLLLPADDRLTPDALEALVEIAERHPEVAVVHADAYRTTSNGRVLNTYTQMVHSPIAPGVHQAARALYRTNYIPAQVALVSRAWFQRLYPEPLPLADDLVYASDYHLWLQIFSRGGRGYYLPRQLAYIRKHERAHTIEANIVPRLLEERYIFEHKLKGVCPPELEEERVRAIAVRTASLGFVHLRRGQVERAGFWLSQALRYTTSPRRDLTVARWIAGLPAPRWVRAQLWRLAEVGGRLWSRRASA; the protein is encoded by the coding sequence ATGAAGGAGCGGGCGCCTTTGGTGAGTGTGTTGATGGCGACCTACAACTACGGGCGCTTCCTGCCCGAGGCGATTGAAAGCGTCTTGGCCCAGCGGATGGGGGATTTCGAGTTGATCGTCGGGGACAACGCCTCGACCGATCACACCCCGGAGATCCTCCGCGCTTACGCGGGGCGGGATCCTCGAGTCAAGCCGTTTTGTAATCGTGTGAACGTGGGGATCACCGCGAACTTTAACCGTTGCTACCAGCGGGCCTCACCCCACAGCAAGTACTTTCTGCTACTGCCAGCGGACGACCGGCTGACTCCGGACGCGCTCGAGGCGCTCGTGGAGATCGCGGAGCGTCACCCTGAGGTGGCCGTGGTGCACGCGGACGCCTACCGGACCACGTCGAACGGGCGCGTGCTGAATACCTACACCCAGATGGTGCATAGCCCCATAGCGCCGGGGGTGCACCAGGCGGCGCGGGCGTTGTACCGAACCAACTACATCCCCGCCCAGGTTGCGCTGGTGAGCCGGGCGTGGTTCCAGCGGCTTTACCCCGAGCCGTTGCCCCTCGCGGACGATTTGGTGTACGCTTCCGATTACCACTTGTGGCTCCAGATCTTCTCGCGGGGTGGGCGGGGGTACTACCTGCCGCGCCAGCTGGCGTACATCCGTAAGCACGAGCGGGCGCACACGATCGAGGCCAATATCGTGCCGCGCCTTTTGGAGGAGCGGTACATCTTCGAGCATAAGCTCAAGGGGGTGTGCCCGCCCGAGCTCGAGGAGGAACGGGTGCGCGCCATTGCGGTCCGCACCGCGTCTTTGGGCTTCGTACACCTGCGCCGCGGGCAGGTGGAGAGGGCCGGTTTCTGGTTGTCTCAGGCGTTGCGGTACACCACATCCCCGCGCCGGGACCTGACGGTCGCGCGATGGATTGCGGGGTTACCGGCACCCCGGTGGGTGCGGGCGCAGTTATGGCGCCTGGCGGAGGTGGGGGGACGGTTGTGGTCCCGGCGGGCTTCAGCGTGA
- a CDS encoding glycosyltransferase family 2 protein → MRRGRRFLGGTGTPRVSVLMPTYNFAEFLPQAIEGVLAQTMRAFELIIGHTPSADNTAEIVAYYQRRDPRIVYFRNAAYIPAVANFNRCYRRMHPESRYWIMCGSDDRWAPTLLEKLVAALEAHPEVTIAHCDGYRVDVQGRVINKYSDLYPETTPPPGVHRNVRELFFANYILAFGALVHRDRMARLYDPEVVFDPELTMTPEYALWLRVFLRGAYGYYLPEPLVYYRKHPKAHVIQAHVIPRLQQEVRIFKEKLAGFCPSELEPLRQEALVVRLAHLGFELLVAGRPREATQALEEACARDTRGRLDIRVARRIARLPLPARVRSAFWRTALVGARVLHRA, encoded by the coding sequence GTGCGAAGGGGGCGTAGATTCTTGGGTGGGACGGGTACGCCGCGGGTCTCGGTACTGATGCCCACGTACAACTTCGCGGAGTTCTTGCCGCAGGCGATCGAAGGGGTGCTCGCTCAAACGATGCGGGCCTTCGAGCTCATCATCGGGCACACGCCCTCCGCCGATAACACGGCGGAGATCGTTGCGTACTACCAGCGCCGCGATCCCCGAATCGTGTACTTTCGCAACGCGGCGTACATACCCGCGGTGGCGAACTTCAACCGCTGCTACCGGCGCATGCACCCTGAGAGCCGGTACTGGATCATGTGCGGCTCCGACGACCGGTGGGCCCCCACCTTACTCGAAAAACTCGTCGCGGCGCTCGAGGCACACCCGGAGGTGACGATCGCGCACTGCGACGGGTACCGGGTGGACGTGCAGGGACGGGTGATCAACAAGTACTCGGACCTGTACCCGGAAACCACCCCCCCGCCGGGGGTGCATCGGAACGTGCGGGAGCTCTTCTTCGCGAACTACATCCTGGCTTTCGGCGCGTTGGTGCACCGAGATCGGATGGCCCGCTTGTACGATCCGGAAGTGGTATTCGACCCCGAACTGACGATGACGCCGGAGTACGCGTTGTGGCTGCGTGTATTCCTTCGGGGCGCGTACGGGTACTACCTTCCCGAGCCGCTCGTGTACTACCGTAAGCACCCTAAAGCGCACGTCATTCAAGCGCACGTCATCCCCCGCCTGCAGCAGGAGGTCCGGATCTTCAAGGAGAAGCTGGCGGGGTTCTGCCCCTCCGAACTCGAGCCGTTGCGGCAAGAGGCCTTGGTGGTGCGCCTGGCGCACCTGGGGTTTGAGCTTCTCGTGGCGGGAAGGCCTCGGGAGGCCACCCAGGCCCTCGAGGAAGCTTGCGCACGCGATACGCGCGGCCGGCTGGATATTCGGGTGGCTCGGCGCATCGCGCGGCTACCCCTACCGGCCCGTGTGCGTTCCGCCTTCTGGCGCACGGCCCTGGTGGGTGCGCGCGTGCTGCATAGGGCCTGA